Proteins encoded together in one Mastacembelus armatus chromosome 15, fMasArm1.2, whole genome shotgun sequence window:
- the bmp5 gene encoding bone morphogenetic protein 5, giving the protein MTALTPLNRAVLGLAWSCLSFLSCAHCGLSDNHVHSSFIYRRLRNHERREIQREILSILGLPHRPRPFSPGKQASSAPLFMLDLYNAMAVEEEEVLQQVAGKSFGAKAQGHSRKGYYSPQHAGYSRVAQPYRAAPLLGHSPALTTAHDTNFLNDADMVMSFVNLVEKDKDFSHQRRHYKDFRFDLTQIPDGEAVTAAEFRIYKDRSHARYDNVTLKVTIYQVIKEYQNKDAETFLLDSKQVQASDGGWLVFDITATSNHWVMNPQLNLGLQLCVETIDGRSINIKSAGIIGRNGPQSKQPFLVAFFKASGVLLRSVRAAGGKKKNHNRNKSTNQQESSRAPKAGDYNTSEQKQACKKHELYVSFRDLGWQDWIIAPEGYAAFYCDGECSFPLNAHMNATNHAIVQTLVHLMFPDNVPKPCCAPTKLNAISVLYFDDSSNVILKKYRNMVVRSCGCH; this is encoded by the exons ATGACAGCGCTTACACCTCTGAACCGTGCTGTTCTTGGACTTGCGTGGAGCTGTTTGAGTTTTCTGTCCTGCGCTCATTGCGGGTTAAGTGACAACCATGTGCACTCCAGTTTTATTTACAGGAGATTGCGCAATCACGAACGCAGGGAGATCCAGAGAGAAATCCTCTCCATCCTGGGTTTGCCTCACCGCCCGAGGCCCTTCTCTCCCGGGAAGCAGGCGTCCTCCGCCCCACTCTTCATGCTTGACCTGTACAACGCCATGGccgtggaggaggaggaggtgttgCAGCAGGTCGCGGGGAAGAGCTTCGGTGCCAAGGCTCAAGGGCACTCCAGGAAAGGTTACTACAGCCCCCAGCATGCCGGGTACTCGCGTGTGGCACAGCCTTACCGAGCGGCCCCTCTGTTAGGCCACAGCCCCGCGCTCACCACAGCGCACGACACCAACTTTCTCAACGACGCCGACATGGTTATGAGTTTTGTCAATTTAG tGGAGAAAGATAAAGATTTTTCTCACCAACGAAGGCACTACAAGGATTTCCGTTTTGATCTGACTCAGATCCCGGACGGAGAAGCGGTGACTGCTGCAGAGTTTCGGATTTATAAAGACCGCAGTCATGCACGCTATGACAATGTGACTCTGAAGGTTACCATATATCAAGTCATCAAGGAATATCAAAACAA AGATGCAGAAACATTCTTGCTTGATTCCAAACAAGTCCAGGCATCCGACGGGGGCTGGCTAGTGTTTGACATCACAGCCACCAGTAACCACTGGGTGATGAACCCACAGCTGAACCTGGGCCTCCAGCTCTGTGTGGAGACTATAGATG GACGAAGCATCAACATAAAATCTGCAGGAATCATTGGGAGGAATGGGCCCCAGTCCAAACAGCCATTCCTCGTTGCTTTCTTCAAGGCTAGTGGAGTGTTGCTTCGCTCAGTCAGAGCTgctggtgggaaaaaaaagaaccacAATCGCAATAAATCCACTAACCAGCAAGAATCATCCAGGGCACCAAAAGCTGGAG ATTATAATACCAGTGAACAAAAGCAAGCTTGTAAGAAACATGAACTTTATGTCAGCTTTCGAGATTTGGGCTGGCAG GATTGGATCATTGCACCTGAGGGCTATGCTGCCTTTTACTGTGACGGTGAATGCTCATTTCCACTGAACGCACACATGAATGCAACAAATCATGCAATCGTGCAAACCCTG GTCCATTTAATGTTTCCTGACAATGTGCCAAAACCATGTTGTGCCCCAACTAAGCTGAATGCAATATCAGTACTTTACTTTGATGACAGCTCAAACGTTATACTcaagaaatatagaaatatgGTAGTAAGGTCTTGTGGTTGCCATTAA